One Aneurinibacillus migulanus genomic region harbors:
- the ilvA gene encoding threonine ammonia-lyase IlvA encodes MNKTATRVTVEDIMVAHHTLKDVVYKTPLEKNRILSERLGCNVYIKREDLQVVRSFKLRGAYHLIRSLSEEEVEQGVVCASAGNHAQGVAYSCHALGIRGVIFMPATTPRQKVSQVKLFGGDAVEVVLVGDTFDDSFAEATKYTEEHGMTFVHPFDDPKIIAGQGTVGMEIMDDMTEDIDYVFVGIGGGGLASGVGTYMKSISPSTKVIGVEPEGAPCMKQALAQNKPVILTNIDKFVDGAAVKQAGALTMDICGQVLDDIILVPEGKVCTTILNLYNQNAIVAEPAGALSIAALDLYKEQIRGKNVVCVISGGNNDIDRMQEIKERSLIYEGLKYYFIINFPQRAGALREFLDNVLGPNDDITRFEYTKKNNKDNGPALVGIELKKPEDYLPLIERLRQSNIDYMEINNNPSLFNLLI; translated from the coding sequence ATGAACAAGACCGCAACTAGGGTAACCGTGGAAGATATCATGGTAGCCCACCATACATTAAAAGACGTCGTATATAAAACGCCACTTGAGAAAAATCGAATTCTCTCTGAACGATTAGGTTGTAATGTCTATATTAAACGAGAGGACTTGCAGGTGGTACGTTCGTTTAAGCTACGTGGGGCGTATCACCTCATACGTAGCCTGTCTGAGGAAGAGGTAGAGCAGGGGGTTGTATGTGCCAGTGCGGGTAACCATGCGCAAGGCGTCGCCTACTCCTGCCATGCGCTTGGCATTCGGGGCGTTATTTTCATGCCGGCGACCACACCTCGCCAGAAAGTATCCCAGGTTAAGCTGTTCGGGGGCGATGCAGTGGAAGTGGTACTTGTGGGCGACACCTTTGATGACTCCTTTGCGGAAGCAACCAAATATACGGAAGAGCATGGCATGACGTTTGTCCATCCGTTTGATGATCCGAAAATCATTGCCGGTCAGGGTACAGTCGGTATGGAGATTATGGATGATATGACTGAGGATATTGATTACGTATTTGTCGGCATCGGCGGAGGCGGACTTGCCTCCGGAGTGGGGACGTATATGAAAAGCATCTCACCTTCTACGAAGGTCATCGGTGTCGAACCGGAAGGCGCGCCATGCATGAAGCAGGCACTTGCACAAAACAAACCGGTAATACTGACCAATATTGATAAATTCGTGGATGGGGCTGCAGTCAAGCAAGCAGGTGCATTGACGATGGATATTTGCGGACAGGTGCTCGATGACATCATACTTGTACCGGAAGGAAAGGTATGTACTACCATTTTAAACTTATACAATCAGAATGCGATCGTAGCCGAGCCTGCCGGGGCATTGTCCATCGCCGCCCTTGATTTGTATAAAGAACAAATTCGAGGTAAAAATGTTGTCTGTGTGATTAGTGGCGGCAACAACGACATCGACCGCATGCAGGAGATTAAGGAGCGTTCGCTGATTTACGAAGGATTGAAGTATTATTTCATCATCAACTTTCCGCAGCGTGCCGGTGCGTTGCGCGAGTTCCTCGATAATGTACTCGGTCCAAATGACGACATTACCCGTTTCGAGTACACGAAGAAAAACAATAAGGACAACGGTCCAGCGCTCGTTGGCATCGAATTGAAGAAGCCGGAAGATTATTTGCCGCTCATCGAGCGTCTGCGCCAGAGTAACATCGATTACATGGAAATTAACAACAATCCTTCGCTGTTTAACCTATTAATTTAA
- a CDS encoding CBO0543 family protein: MVRSSMTIVKHWRKSSLQLWHKKRSFPPQRNRQNSIQKYVPAMIFSSWLGTYADLIMVEQQMYSFPIRPFPALFSINIAFTVFLLPITTAFFLYYVEKLNTTQRFIVVLLLGFFMPLVEQLSEKVGWFNHSSEWRHLYSFFGYIFFMWLVCKFHFWYSYNNRIPRH; the protein is encoded by the coding sequence ATGGTGAGATCCTCCATGACTATTGTAAAACATTGGAGAAAATCGAGTTTGCAATTATGGCACAAGAAAAGATCTTTCCCTCCTCAACGTAATAGGCAGAATTCTATACAAAAGTATGTACCTGCGATGATATTTTCTTCTTGGTTGGGAACGTATGCCGATCTTATTATGGTAGAACAACAGATGTATTCCTTTCCTATCAGACCCTTTCCAGCCCTCTTCAGTATTAACATCGCTTTTACAGTATTTCTATTACCTATTACAACCGCTTTCTTTCTTTACTATGTAGAGAAATTAAATACAACACAGCGTTTTATCGTTGTCCTTCTCCTTGGCTTTTTCATGCCCCTTGTAGAACAGTTATCAGAAAAGGTAGGATGGTTTAATCATAGTAGTGAATGGAGGCATCTATATTCCTTTTTTGGCTATATTTTTTTCATGTGGCTTGTATGTAAATTTCATTTTTGGTATTCATACAACAATCGAATACCGAGACATTAA
- a CDS encoding AEC family transporter, whose product MKTAVLNIFRLPNIYAVIIGLLLQYCHIPLSTNFMQAVELLGGASIPVVMLVLGMQLAMVTIKDLDGKLVAFGTVIRLIISPVLAWGICSLFPISPLSKQVMFVIAGMPPAAMALLYAIRFEAKAKLVSSITLISTVLSFISIMVLLSIVKWVT is encoded by the coding sequence GTGAAAACCGCGGTGTTAAACATTTTTCGGCTACCGAATATTTATGCGGTCATCATCGGCCTGCTTCTGCAATACTGTCATATCCCATTATCCACGAATTTCATGCAGGCTGTAGAATTATTGGGGGGCGCATCTATCCCGGTTGTTATGCTTGTGCTGGGGATGCAGCTAGCCATGGTAACGATAAAAGATTTAGATGGTAAGCTGGTAGCGTTTGGAACGGTTATCCGTCTGATTATTTCTCCGGTTTTGGCATGGGGCATTTGCAGCCTATTTCCAATTTCACCTTTATCAAAGCAAGTGATGTTCGTCATTGCGGGAATGCCGCCAGCTGCAATGGCTCTATTATACGCTATACGATTCGAGGCCAAAGCAAAACTCGTATCCAGTATTACATTAATTTCCACCGTTCTTAGTTTTATTTCAATCATGGTGCTATTAAGCATAGTGAAGTGGGTAACATAG
- a CDS encoding DUF2515 family protein produces MGTGLAILRKRWENFKQSQIQPLLSIKKELKKKSKDLKDSFVSITELPLKDQQLIYQIKECTRQKNRNNVMRTMAYYDFYCRHPEIHWAFLGHMVSRNGGWNMTDLKGELLSRLLSEKEQQDYFRFLERGNWLIFQDVYPQFLLYEESLKRQTKLFYLLPYFYVSVFMQTLWNYFWDYGDCYLLAIGLVINEQSYLEKRVIQNAFYQKTVLKTIEFKLQDILSLNQILFPCYQEDKRGFEKPPKLIGQTLYHFVSLHERILLGKRLYTLLFGHSDVLKRISQWAAKHVHTGSRKDYWPHLFNDVKESVPGTSYEQQIKNCQLKPGTKRLYSPSLLHSWSNVQHEEAEVGDWFEDWKIMYYLINLKEEVDGEILHDYCKTLEKIEFAIMAQEKIFPSST; encoded by the coding sequence ATGGGGACGGGATTAGCAATCTTAAGAAAGAGATGGGAGAATTTTAAACAAAGCCAAATTCAGCCTCTTCTATCCATTAAGAAAGAATTAAAAAAGAAAAGCAAAGATTTGAAGGATTCTTTTGTCTCTATAACGGAGTTGCCTTTAAAAGATCAACAATTAATTTATCAAATTAAAGAATGTACCCGTCAAAAGAATAGAAACAACGTAATGCGAACGATGGCATATTATGATTTTTACTGTCGTCACCCTGAAATTCATTGGGCGTTTCTTGGACATATGGTATCAAGAAATGGCGGATGGAACATGACGGATTTAAAGGGGGAGTTACTTTCTAGATTACTTTCCGAAAAGGAACAGCAGGATTACTTCCGATTTTTAGAACGAGGGAATTGGTTAATTTTTCAAGATGTCTATCCTCAGTTTTTATTATATGAGGAAAGTTTAAAAAGACAGACCAAATTATTTTACTTATTGCCTTATTTTTATGTCTCTGTCTTTATGCAGACGCTGTGGAATTATTTTTGGGATTATGGAGACTGTTATTTATTAGCCATTGGGCTCGTTATTAATGAACAGAGCTACTTAGAAAAAAGAGTAATTCAGAATGCTTTCTATCAAAAAACGGTATTAAAAACGATCGAATTTAAGTTACAGGATATATTAAGCCTGAATCAAATTCTTTTCCCTTGTTACCAAGAAGATAAAAGGGGCTTTGAAAAACCGCCTAAACTTATCGGGCAAACCCTTTATCATTTTGTTTCTCTTCATGAACGAATTTTATTAGGAAAACGGTTGTATACTCTATTATTTGGTCATTCTGACGTTTTAAAACGTATTTCTCAGTGGGCAGCCAAACATGTTCATACAGGGTCACGTAAAGATTACTGGCCACATTTGTTTAACGATGTAAAAGAGTCGGTTCCCGGTACCTCTTATGAGCAACAGATCAAGAATTGTCAGTTGAAACCAGGTACGAAGCGATTGTATAGCCCCTCTCTACTTCATTCCTGGAGCAATGTCCAGCATGAGGAAGCAGAAGTAGGCGACTGGTTCGAGGACTGGAAAATCATGTATTATTTAATTAATCTAAAAGAAGAAGTGGATGGTGAGATCCTCCATGACTATTGTAAAACATTGGAGAAAATCGAGTTTGCAATTATGGCACAAGAAAAGATCTTTCCCTCCTCAACGTAA
- a CDS encoding MFS transporter: MEKNKKPVVVISIATALCLLGDSMLYIVLPIYWREAGLLSLWEVGIILSVNRFVRLPLNPLVGWFYQRISLRTGLFLAVGLGSLTTIGYGFAQGLVAWVVLRALWGAAWSLLRIGGLYAVAQCADKGNRGEMMGLYNGLYRLGSLVGMLMGGVLVALLHLKGVSVLFGCMSLFGIPLLLHYFIDFTSGAHRTEKAAKSGGSVWRNNRMLLVLFSGFFVSLVFQGVLTSTLSYIIQKHGQEISLLGIVLAASAWSGVLQAVRWTWEPFLGVQFGRLSDGTRGRIPLYGVSLLVSAIGLVLLPLALPFALWIGIALFVQMGATSLTTITDALATDEARYLPTASTLALYSLAQDFGAAMGPIAGYLFIEWGDTLHVLYIISAVVFLGMAWCWRRAARKDSVQKHDAVSV; encoded by the coding sequence ATGGAGAAAAATAAGAAACCGGTAGTCGTCATTTCAATTGCAACGGCGTTGTGTTTGCTTGGAGATTCGATGCTATACATCGTACTACCGATTTATTGGCGGGAAGCTGGTTTGTTGTCTTTATGGGAAGTCGGTATTATCCTCTCAGTAAACCGTTTTGTTCGTCTGCCGCTTAATCCTTTAGTTGGCTGGTTTTACCAAAGGATTTCCTTGCGAACAGGATTGTTTCTAGCTGTAGGACTGGGCAGTTTGACGACCATCGGATATGGATTCGCTCAGGGGCTTGTTGCCTGGGTTGTACTGCGGGCGCTATGGGGGGCAGCTTGGTCCTTACTGCGAATCGGCGGATTGTATGCGGTGGCGCAGTGTGCCGATAAAGGCAATCGCGGGGAAATGATGGGACTTTACAACGGATTGTACCGTCTGGGAAGTCTGGTAGGTATGCTGATGGGTGGTGTACTGGTCGCACTGCTGCATCTCAAAGGGGTTTCCGTTCTGTTCGGCTGTATGTCGCTGTTTGGTATTCCGCTATTACTACACTATTTTATCGATTTTACAAGCGGGGCTCATCGTACTGAAAAAGCGGCGAAGTCGGGCGGAAGTGTATGGAGAAACAATCGCATGCTTCTCGTTTTGTTCAGCGGTTTTTTCGTCTCGTTGGTATTTCAAGGTGTGTTAACGTCTACGCTTAGTTATATTATCCAGAAGCACGGACAGGAGATATCGTTATTGGGGATTGTACTGGCCGCATCGGCCTGGTCCGGTGTTCTGCAAGCCGTCCGCTGGACCTGGGAGCCGTTTCTGGGCGTGCAGTTTGGTCGCTTATCCGACGGGACACGCGGACGGATACCATTGTATGGCGTATCTTTGCTTGTATCAGCTATCGGTTTGGTGCTGTTGCCGCTTGCGCTTCCGTTCGCTCTCTGGATCGGTATAGCGTTATTCGTTCAAATGGGCGCCACATCGCTTACAACGATTACAGATGCACTGGCGACAGATGAGGCTCGGTACCTTCCAACCGCTTCTACTCTGGCTCTTTATTCGCTGGCACAAGATTTTGGTGCAGCTATGGGACCCATTGCCGGCTACTTATTTATCGAATGGGGCGATACACTTCATGTTTTGTATATAATAAGTGCTGTCGTATTTTTGGGCATGGCCTGGTGCTGGCGAAGGGCTGCCCGTAAGGACTCGGTTCAGAAACATGACGCTGTATCCGTATAG